The DNA region GTCTCGGCGGTCCTGTCGCTTGCCGCCGCGATCGCCGGCATGGGATTGCCCGGACGCAGCAAGCTCCAGCTGATGCCGGCCAAGGCGTAGCGCCAAGCTAAAGCGGGGTGACGCGCACCGTCAGCACGGCGGCCCGGCCATCATCGAGCGCCGCGAGGCAACGGTCGATGGCGGCGGAGACATCCTCAGGATCGCGCACGCATTCGCCATAGGCGCCGAAGGCACGGGCCACCTCCTCGAAGCGCCGCTCCTCGCCCTGGCGGCCACTTTCGAGGCTCGCCAGGAACTTGTCGCTCTCGGCCGCCGCGCCCTTCGGATAGACCCGCAAGGTCGAGGATTTGACCGCCTGCCAGCCGCGATTATCGAGCACGATGGTGAAGATCGGCAGCTGGTAATGCTGGGCGGCCGCGTAGACGGAATCAGGCGCCGAGAAATGGAAGGAGCCGTCGCCGATGATCTGCACCACGCGGCGATCCGGACGTGCGAGCTTGATGCCGAGCGCCATGCCGCCGCTATAGCCGAGGCCGGCGCCGCCGAGACCCACATAGCTCCGCGGCCTCGTGCGCGGGATCTGCTCCTGCACGGAGAGCGTGTTGCGGATCGATTCATTGAGGACGATATCGTCCGCGCCGAGCTTGCCGGCGAGCACCGCGCACAGATAATCTGGCGAGATGGCATCGCTTTCGCCTAGCTTGGCGGCAGCGGCGGCGAGGCGCTGGCGGCGCGCCTCACGCGCCGGCGCGAAGCTCGCGAGGCGCGCGGCGGCCTCTTGGCGATAGGCGGCGCCGGCGCGGGCCTGCACGATCTCCAGCACCTGGCGCAGCACAATGGTGCAATCGCCCTGGATGCGCATATCGGTCGCAAAGCCCCACATCGGGAAATCGGCCTTCAGCGGATCGATATCGACCTGCAGCCAGCGCATCTGCGCAGCGCGCGGCGCATATTTCGGCAGGAACGGCACATCGACGTCGAGGAGCAGGCCGAGATCGGCGCCCTCCATCGCGGCGACCGGATCAAAGCCCGCAAAGCAGGGCGAGTCATGGGGGATGTTGAGATCGAGCCCGTTATGCTCGACGACGCGGATGCCGCATTCGCGCGCCAATGCATCGAGGACCGCCACCGCCTCCGGCTTGCGGCCGAGATAGGCGGTGATGGCGATCGGGTGCTTGGCCGCCATCAGCGCCTCGGCGAAGGCTTCGGCGCGCGCCGGCTCGACGCCCCCGACCTGCACCGGGCCGTATTTCGCCTCGGGAAAGCCGGGCATGGCCTGGCCTTCGATGGTCTCGGCCAAGGTCTCGCGCGGCAGCATCATGTAGACCGGTCCCGGCGGATCGCTCTGCATGAAGGCGTGGCCGCGGCGCAGGGCCTCCTTGGCGACGACGCCGGAGGGCAGCGAATATTCCCATTTCACATAGGGGCGCACGATGCTCGCAATGTCGAAGGGATCCTGCACGAAATGCACATAGGCGTCGCGCGACCCCGGCAGCTCGCCGCGCAGCGTATAGGGCGCACGCCCGGCCATCAGCAGCACCGGAAGGCGATAGCGGAACAGGTTCTGCATCGCCATCGCGGCATTCGCCGTGCCAGCATCGACATGCACGAGGACGGCCTGGCCGCGCCCGGTCGCCAGCGCATAGCCGCCCGCCATATGCACCGCGACCGTCTCATGCGGGCACAAGATGACCTGCGGATGCGGGCGCCCTTCCTGGTCCCAGCGGGCCATCTCCTCGATGATCGAGACGTGATCCGTGCCGAGATTGGCGAAAATGTAGTCGATGCCGAGCTCGGTGAGACCTTCGAGAAAATAATGCGCGGCGGATCGGTTACTCATGGCTTATCCTGGTGGGAGTGAGGAGTGAATGGCGAGTAGCGAGTAGCGAGTAGCGAGTAGCGAGTAGTTAGTAGTTAGTAGTTTTAGTAGTTAGTAGTTAGTAGAATGTATCAAAATATTGGCAACATAATTAATATAAGATATTTAGCTCATTATTTCTCTATTCTCTATTCTCTATTCTCTATTCTCTATTCGCTACTGGCTACTCGCTATTCGCCACTCCCCGCTCGCGACGATGCGCGGCGCTGTCTCCTTGATCATCAGCATCGATGCCGCGACGACGAGTTGCGCCACGACCGCGATTCCCAGAGTGGCGGTGAGGCTGACGAGGTCGACAAGCACACCGCCGACGAGCGGCATGAGGGTGGTGCCGATGATCACGCCGAAGAAATTGGTCATGCCGAGCGCCGCGCCCCTGATCTCGTCCGAGACGGTCTCACTCACGCAAGTCGCGAGCACCACCGGCAGTAGGCCGAAGCCGCAGAACCCGCAGATCATCATGAGGGCGAAGATCGGCCAAAAGCCATAGCCTCCGGCGAGATAGAGGGCGAGCGCCGCGGCGCTTGCGAGGGCGCTCACGAAGACAACCGGGCGGCGTCCGAAATGGTCGGAGGCGAGCGGCACCAGGATCTGCCCGGCGGCGCCGGCGAAGCCCCAGCCCGAAGCGACGAGGCCGGCATCGACCAGGTCGAAGCCGCGGATCTTCGTGAGGTAGAGGACGTTGAAGCCGACGCAGATCTGCAGCCAGGAGAGAACGGCGCAGCCCGCGACGGTGATGAAGACGAGCGAAGGATTGCGCAAAAGGCCAAGCGCGCTCCGCCAATCGGCGGTCGCCTCGCGGCGCGACGGCGGCTCGCGCATGACGAGGCTCAAGGCGGCAAAGATCAGCAAGGTGACGAGGCCGATGAGCGGGAAGACGGCGCGCCAGCCGAGCCAGTTGGTCATGCGGGTGATGATGTAGGCCCCGAGGCCGACGCCGATCAGCGTATAGCCGAGGGTGAAGATCGCCTGATTGATGCCGCGCCGATGCGGCGCCGATTCCTCGTTGATGGTCGCCTGGCCGACCGACCAGCCGACCCCGTCGCCGATACCCAACAGGTCGCGGACGAGGAACATCGACAGGAAGCCTTGCGCGAGCCCCATCGCACCGGTCATCAGCCCGACGAAGCCGACGGCCGGCAGCAGCACCCGCCGCCGCCCATGGCGATCCGACAAGTAGCCGCCGATCCAGCTCGCGATCGCCCAGGTCACGGAGGTGCCGGAGATCAAGAAGCCCATCTGCCAGCCCGCCAGCTGGAACTCCGGCACGATCACCGGAAAGATCATGCCGATGCCGAAGCGGTTGAGGCCGACAGTGCCCCAGAACAAGGTGAGCAAGCCGACGATCAAGAATTCGTAGCGGGTGGGTCTCATAGCCGGCCTCCCCTCACCTCGTCGCCCGGGCGGCTCTCACGGCCGGCCTCTGCGGCGCTGCGGCTGCATCCTGGCGCGCCGACACGGCCAAATTGACAGACGTCTGATGAATTGTAAAGTATGCGTGGTTTGAGTAATGGCGAAGCAGCAGGGGTTCAAATGACCGATCGGAACACGCAAGCGCCCCGCAGGATCGCCATCGTCGGCGGCGGCATTTGCGGCTTGACCCTGGCGCTCGACCTGCATCAGCGCGGCATCGCTTCCGACGTTTACGAGCGCGCGCCCGAGATCAAGGAGCTCGGTGTCGGCATCACGGTGCTGCCGCATGGGATGCGCGAATTCGAGGCGCTCGGCCTCGGCGGCAAGCTGCTGGCGCAAGGCATCGAGAACCGCGAGAGCTGCTTCTTCAACCGCTTCGGCCAGCTGATCTACAAGGAGCCGCGCGGCAAGCTCGCGGGCTACGCCTCCCCCGAGATCGGCCTGCATCGCGGCCGCCTGCATCGCGTGCTCTACGAGGCGGCCCGCGAGCGGCTGGGCGCCGAGCATGTGATCACCGATCGCGACTGCGTCGGCGTCGAGCAGGACGAGCATGGCGCGACGCTGCATCTCTGCAGGACATCGACCGGACGCAAGATCGCCTCGGTGCACGCCCACGCAGTCATCGCCTGCGACGGCGTCAATTCCGCCATTCGCCGGCAGTTCTACCCGCAAGAAGAGCTCGCCTTCGCCGGCATCAACACCTGGCGCGGCGTGACGCGCCGCAAGCCCATCTTGACCGGGCGTTCCTATCTGCGGATCGGCTCGATCCTGACCGGCAAGATCGTCATCTATCCGATCATCGATGATGTGGACGGCGAGGGCAATCAGCTCATCAACTGGACGACCGAGATCAAGAGCTCCTCATTCGTCAAGAACGACTGGAACGAGCCGGGCAATATCGACGACTTCATCCATCTCTATGAGGGCTTCCGCTTCGACTGGCTCGACGTGCCCGAGATGATCCGCAATGCCGAGCTGCTGCTCGAATATCCGATGGTCGACAAGGATCCGGTCGGCCGCTGGAGCTTTGGGCGGGTGACGCTCGCGGGCGATGCCGCCCATCCGATGTATCCGCGCGGCTCGAACGGCTCGGCGCAGGCCGTCATCGATGCCCGCGTGCTCGCCGATTGCCTGCGGCGCGAGGCCGATCCGCAGCAGGCGTTCCTGGCCTATGAGGCGGAGCGGCGCGAGGCGACCGCCAAGGTAGTGCGCACCAATCGCGAGCATCCGCCGGATTTCATCAACATCAAGGTCGAGGAGCTGGTGGGCGACCGCCCCTTCGCCAATCTCGACGATTTCATCACCCAGGACGAGCTGCGCGCCTTGTCGGAGAGCTATAAGCGCGTCGCCGGGTTTTCGGTTGCGGATGCGGGGGGCGCCGGGCGCGGATAGTGGCCCTGGCCGCTGTGCGCTCTCTTCCCTCTCCCGCGCTCTTCGCGCGGGAGAGGGTGGTCGAGCGAAGCGAGATCGGGTGAGGGACGGTTGAGCGCTTCACCGGCGTCCCTCATCCGCCCTCACTGCGTTCGGGCACCTTCTCCCGCGAAAGGGCGGGAGAAGGAGGCGCACGACTGTCGGATGCCTCAACTCCCCTCCAGCTCCGCCGTCTCGACCTGCATCGCCTGTGACCAGGTCACCCGGCCCGATCCGGGCGCAAGCCCATGGGCAGCGAAGCTCGGCGCCATCAGCCGGCGCGGATGGGTCGAGGCCATGGCGATCGCCTCTTCGAAGCTCGCCAGGCCCCAGTTCACGACATTGCGTACCGCGTCATCGAGGGTGAGGGATGAGCCGGCGAGCGTCGCCTGCCCCGGCAGATGCACCGAGCCGTCGGCATCGCGCTCGACGGTGAAACCGGCGAAGGGGTGGCTGCCGGGCGGAGCAGCCGCGGCGGAGACGGCATCCGTCGTCAGGATGGTGCGCTCGAAGCCTTTCGCCCGCAGCATGACCTTCAGGGCATGCGGTGGGACATGGATGCCGTCGGCGATGAAATCGGCAACTAGGCGATCCTCGGCCAGCTGGGCGAAGATGGTGTTGTCGAATTTGTGCAATTGGCGCAGCACGCCATTGCCGAGATGGGTCGACAGCTTCAGCCCGGCCGCGACGGCGCGCGCCAGGATCTCGCCCGTAGCGGCGCTGTGGCCAATGGCCGTGACCTTGCCGCCTGCGGCCGCTGCGGCGATCAGCTCCAGCGCGCCGTCGATCTCGGGCGCGAGCGTGATCAGCAGGATGGGGCGCGACAGGTTTCTCTCGAGCCTGGCGATCAAAGCGGGGTCGGCAGCCGTCATCGCCTCGTGCGGATGACAGCCGCGATAGCCTTCGGCCGGGTTCAGGAACGGGCCTTCGAGGTGAAAACCCGGGCACATGGCAGGGCCTAGCCGGCTCGCCGCCACGGCGCGATCGAGGGCTTCGAGGCGCGCCGCGAGCTCGCCAGGCCTCGCCGTGATGATGGTCGGCAGGCAGAGCGTGACGCCGGTGCGGCGCATCGCCTCGAGCGCCTCGTCCAGGGCCTCGGCCGTGATGGCGGGGTCGTTGAAATCGACGCCCGCGAAGCCGTTGACCTGCAGGTCGAACAGGCCCGCCGTCACCCTTGGCGTCAGCCTCGCGTCTTTGCCTTGAGCCGTCACGAGCGCGCCAGCAAGGATGCGGCGGGCGGATCGAGGAAGAGGCTGCAATCCGCATGGCGCTGCAGGATCGAGGCCGGAAAGAGCGGCGACACCTCGCCTTCGACGGCCGCCTGCACGGCCTTTGCCTTGCGGGCATCCGGCACGCTGATGATCAGGCGCTGGGCTTTCAGGATCTGGCTGATGCTCATCGAGATGGCGCGGCGCGGCACATCGGCGAGCGTCGCGAACCAGCCCTCCCCCAATTGCTGGCGCCGGCAGGCCTCGTCGAGCTCGACCAGGAGATAGGGCGCCTCGGCGGTGAAGTCCGCCGGCGGATCGTTGAAGGCGAGATGGCAATTCTCACCGATGCCGGCAAAGCCGACATCGACCTCACGGCCGGCGAGGAGGCCGTTGAGCCGCGCGAGCTCGGCTTGCGTGTCGGCGGCATCGCCCTCGACCGGGATGAAGGCCTTCAGCCGCGGCAGCGGTGCGACGAAGCGCTCGCGCAGATAACGGCGAAAGCTCGCCTGGTGGTCAGAGGCGAGGCCGACATATTCGTCGAGATGGAAGGCCGTCACCTTCGACCAGTCGATGCCCTCGGCCGAGACGAGACGCCCCAGCATCTCGAACTGGCTCATGCCGGTCGCGACGAAGATGGTGGCCTCATCGCGCTCGGCGATCGCGGCGCGGATGGCGGCGATGCCGGCGGCCGCGGCGGCTTCACCCAGCGCCGCCTTGTCGGAAAGGATCTCGATCTTCACGCCCAAGACCCCATACGATCCTGCATCAGAAGGTGATCCTGCATCAGAAAGTCTCGCCCCAGGGCCTGACCTCGATCTCCCAAGACCATGAGTCGCGCTTCTGGCGGATCAGGTGGAGATAGCTCTCGGCGATCGAATCCGGATCGAGCATGGCGTCGCGCCCCTCGGGATCTGGCCGGCGCGCCGAACGGATGCCGCCATCGACCACCACATGGGCGATATGCACGCCTTGCGGGTGCAACTCGCGCGCCATCGATTGGGCGAGGCCGCGCAGCGCGAACTTGCCCATCGCAAAGGGAGCGGAGAGCGGGTATCCCTTCACGCCGGCCGAGGCGCCGGTGAAGATGATCACGCCCTTGCGGCGCTTGAGCATGGAGCGCGCCGCCTGCTGGCCGGCGAGGAAGGCACCGAAGGCCGTGATCTCGAGCGTGCGCTTGACCTCGGCGGGGTCGAGCTCGACGAGCGGGCCGCGCACCCGATACGACGGATTGTAGATCATGACATCGAGGTCGCCGACCGCCTTGAACAAGGCTTCGACCTCTGCCGGATCCGACGCATCGCAGCGATGCGTGCTCGCCTTGGTCTCGGCGGCGAGAGCTTTGAGCTTAGCCGTATCGCGCGAGGCGAGCGCGAGGGTGTAGCCTTCGCGAGCCAGGAGGCGTGCCAGCGAGGCCGAGAGCCCATCGCCGACGCCGATGATGAGCGCTTTGGCCGCAGATGCATCGGTCATGGGGAGCCCTCGCGGAGATGTCCCGAGCATTTAGGCATGGCGCCCCCCATTGCCAACCCTTGCCGGGAAGACCGGGAAGAGGCTCAACATTGACTTATGCCCCCCTTCGGCGTAGGCGAACGCCTGAAATCGACGAGCGCGAGCCTTCGAGCCGCTACCCGGGACATGGCCATTCGGCCGGGAGCCCGGAGGTCAACGTCCGACAGCGCGTGGCGCTCTCGGGCGTTAAAGTGCTTTGGGCGAGCGTCGAAACGTGGATTTTGCGAGTCTTTCGCGAGACCTTGGATTTGACGAGATTTTGGATTGACCTCGGCGAGTGAGGATACTCGCAAGGAGATCGAGAATGCGGAGCCTGAAGATCGAGGATGCCATCAATGCGGCCTGCCCCTGGTCGGGCAAGCCGATCGCAGCGGATTCGCTGACGCGCTATCGCGGCGCCGTGGTGGGCTTCTGCAACACCGGCTGCCGCGACAAGTTCGAGCGCGCCGTGACCATGTTCGACGCCGCCTTGCGCGATCTCGGCATCGACCGCCATGCCGACAACAAGACGCTGTAATGGCGAATTGTGAGTGGCGAGTTCTAATGGCGAATAGCGAGTGGCGAGTTCTAATGGCGAATAGCGAGTGGCGAGTAGCGAATAGGAAGTACGGAATGTCGCTGTGCAGGCCCACTTTCGTGCATTCGTGCTCTACTCGCCATTCGCTACTCGCTATTCGCCCTTAACCATTCGCCCTGAGATCGCTCATGTTCGACGGCCTTTCCTCCCGCCTCTCCGGCATCCTCGACAAGCTCACGCGCCGCGGCGCGCTGACTGACGCCGATGTCGCGGAGGCGCTGCGCGAAGTGCGCCGGGCCCTGCTCGAGGCGGATGTGGCGCTCGACGTGGTGCGCTCCTTCACCGACAAGGTGCGGGCGCGCGCTGTCGGCGCCGAGGTGGTCAAATCGGTCACCCCCGGCCAGATGGTCGTCAAGATCGTGCACGACACGCTCGTCGACACGCTCGGCGCCGAGGCGGAACCGATTTCGCTGAATGCCGTGCCGCCCGTGCCGATCCTGATGGTCGGCCTGCAGGGCTCGGGCAAGACCACGACCACGGCCAAGATCGCCAAGCGCCTGACCGAACGCCAGGGCAAGCGCGTGCTGATGGCTTCGCTCGACACGCGCCGCCCGGCCGCCATGGAGCAGCTCGCCGTGCTCGGCCAGCAGGTCGGCGTCGACACCTTGCCGATCATGGCCGGCCAGAACGCCGTGCAGATCGCGCGGCGCGCCGTCGAGGCGGCAAGGCTCGGCGGCTATGACGTGGTCATGCTCGACACGGCCGGCCGCACCACGGTCGATGACGAGCTGATGGATGAAGCGGCGCAAGTGAAGGCTGCGACCAATCCGCATGAGACGCTGCTCGTCGCGGATGCGCTGACCGGCCAGGACGCCGTCAACACGGCGCGCGCCTTCGAAGGCCGGCTCGACCTCACCGGCATCGTGCTCACCCGCATCGACGGCGATGGGCGCGGGGGCGCGGCGTTGTCGATGCGTGCCGTCACCGGCAAGCCGATCAAGCTGATGGGCGTCGGCGAGAAGGTCGATGCGCTCGAGGATTTCCACCCCTCGCGCATCGCGAACCGCATCCTCGGCATGGGCGATATCGTCTCGCTGGTCGAGAAAGCCGCGGAGACCATCGATCACGACAAGGCGCTCGCCATCGCCGAGAAGATGCGCAAGGGCCGCTTCGACCTCACCGATCTGCGCGAGCAGCTCACCCAGATGGCGAAGCTCGGCGGCATGGGCGGCATCATGGGCATGATCCCCGGCATCGCCAAGATGAAGGACCAGATCGCCAATGCCGGCATCGACGATCGCATGGTCAAGCGCCAGGTCGCCATCATCGATTCGATGACGCCGCAGGAGCGCGCCAATCCGGATATCCTCAAGGCCTCCCGCAAGCGCCGCATCGCGGCCGGCTCAGGCACGACGCCCGAGCACATCAACCGCCTGCTCAAGATGCACCGCCAGATGGCGGACATGATGAAGATGATGGGCCGCGGCAAGGGCGGCATGATGGGCAAGATGGCCTCGATGTTCGGCCTCGGCGGCGGCGCCGATCCGCTCGCCGGCCTCGACCTCTCGAAGCTCACGCCCGAGCAGCTCGAAACCATCAAGCAGCAGCTGGGCGGACAATTGCCGGCGGGCTTCCCGGGCACGCCTGGCGCCTCGGTGCCGAATGGTGCGGGCTCCGCCCCGCGCATTCCCGCCGCGCCGCCGCCCGGCCTCATCGGCACGGCGAAATCGCCCTCGCTTCCGGGGCTCGGAACCAAGCTACCAGGGTTAGGAGGCGGCTTTCCGGGCCTGCCCGGCGGCTTCAACCCGTTCGGGGGACGCAAGAAATGAGCGCGCTCTTCGAACCCCGCCGAGCCTGATCATTCGACATTCCGACCCCGACTATTCGACATTCCAACCCTGACTACTCGACATTCCAACCTGACTACTCGACATTCAAGGAGAAACCCATGTCGCTGAAGATCCGCCTGACCCGCCGCGGCGCCAAGAAGCGCCCCTTCTACGCCATCGTCGTCGCCGATGCGCGCGCCCCGCGCGACGGCCGCTTCATTGAGAAGATCGGCACCTACAACCCGATGCTGGCCAAGGACGGCCCGACCAAGCGCGTCGAGCTCGACATCGAGAAGGCCAAGGCCTGGATGGCGAAGGGGGCGCAGCCCACCGATCGCGTGCTGCGCTTCCTCGATGCCGAAGGCGTGCTGAAGCGCGCCCCGCGCAACAACCCGAACAAGGCCGTGCCCGGCACCAAGGCCAAGGAGCGCGCCGCCGCCAAGGCCGCCGCCGCCGAAGGCGCCGCAGCAGCCCCCGCGGCCTGAGCGGCCTTTACCTCGCCCCGCTTGCGGGGAGAGGTCGGAGCACGAGCGCAGCGAGTGATCCGGGTGAGGGGCTGGGTGATGAGCCGCAGCGCCGGCTCGCACTCACCAAGTTCTTGCTAATCACCTGGCCCCTCATCCCCGCCTTCTCCCCGCAAGCGGGGAGAAGGAGCCGCTCGGCCTCAGTCTCGGGCGCCGCCGCTCGGCTTGCGCCAGCCGCGCGACTGGGCGGCCCGCTCGAGATTCTCGTCGAGGGAATTCCAGGAGATGCGCTTCGCCACGAAGGAGGCGATCATCTGGATCACCGGGTTGCGGTAGCGGAAGAAATTGCTCAACGGCACCAATTCGTGCCCGACATCGAGCTTGGCGCGATAGCCGGTCTGGCCGCTCTGGACTTCCTGCGCGCCCGCGCTCATGGCGAAGCGCATGAACTCTTCCCAGAGCCGGAAATACAGATAGGCCTTGTCGCCGAGATCATAGTCGATGCCGATGAATTTGTTGATGGCGCGCCTGCCCTGCAAGATCACCAGCATGAAGGCGACGGCCTTGCGGCTCTTGCGCTCGCGCAGCACGATCAGCCGGCTTTGCGGCTGACGCGTCACGATTTCCCAGAACCTCCGGGTCAGGCGTTCGAACTTGGTGGTCGCCCGGCCATACGTGTTCTGGAACAGGCCCCAGACCTCCTCGATCACGGCATCGTCGACCTCAGACAGGATCTCGGTCTCGATATCGACATGGCTGCGGGACTGGCGCAGCTTCTTGCGCAGATTGTGACGCCGGTTTCCGGTCAGGCGCTGCAGATAAGCCTCGAAGCCGCCATCGATGTTCAAGATGCGCGTGCCGGGATAGCTCACCGCCTCGCCGAGGCCCGCTTGGCGCGCGATGCCGCGCAAGGCCGGCCAACAGGCTTCGGGGAAATCCTTCCATACCAAGCTCGCCGCACCGCATTGGCGCGCCCGCTCCCAGACGGCGCGCTGCAGCGTCGGGGCAACATCGGCGAGCGTCACTCCCGGCACGGTGCCGACGCTGCCTTCATCGGAGCAGGGCGAGCCGACGAACAAGGTCTTCTGGAAGCGCAGAGGCTCGAGAAGGCGCCCGCCGAGCCGGAAGGCCTTGTCCACGAAGCTTGGCACGATCAGTGAAATCGGCAAGATCGCGGTGAACACCGGCGCGATCGCGATGACCGCATCGCCGCGCATGACCAGCGCATAGGCGAAGCTGAACTGCTCATCGAGCTGCGATTGTTCGAGGGTCGCATAAAGCCAAGGTCCTTCGAGCGGCGACGGGAAGCAGCGCTCCCATAGCTCGGCCGGGATCTCGCTCGCGGCATTGCGCCATTCGACCCGCAGCGCCGGGGAGCGCGGATTGAAGCTCGCCGGTTCGCCGCGCCTGGAGGCGCGAGGCGGCCCCAATTCGCCGTCGTAACTGA from Rhizobiales bacterium GAS188 includes:
- a CDS encoding acetolactate synthase-1/2/3 large subunit, yielding MSNRSAAHYFLEGLTELGIDYIFANLGTDHVSIIEEMARWDQEGRPHPQVILCPHETVAVHMAGGYALATGRGQAVLVHVDAGTANAAMAMQNLFRYRLPVLLMAGRAPYTLRGELPGSRDAYVHFVQDPFDIASIVRPYVKWEYSLPSGVVAKEALRRGHAFMQSDPPGPVYMMLPRETLAETIEGQAMPGFPEAKYGPVQVGGVEPARAEAFAEALMAAKHPIAITAYLGRKPEAVAVLDALARECGIRVVEHNGLDLNIPHDSPCFAGFDPVAAMEGADLGLLLDVDVPFLPKYAPRAAQMRWLQVDIDPLKADFPMWGFATDMRIQGDCTIVLRQVLEIVQARAGAAYRQEAAARLASFAPAREARRQRLAAAAAKLGESDAISPDYLCAVLAGKLGADDIVLNESIRNTLSVQEQIPRTRPRSYVGLGGAGLGYSGGMALGIKLARPDRRVVQIIGDGSFHFSAPDSVYAAAQHYQLPIFTIVLDNRGWQAVKSSTLRVYPKGAAAESDKFLASLESGRQGEERRFEEVARAFGAYGECVRDPEDVSAAIDRCLAALDDGRAAVLTVRVTPL
- a CDS encoding 2-polyprenyl-6-methoxyphenol hydroxylase; this encodes MTDRNTQAPRRIAIVGGGICGLTLALDLHQRGIASDVYERAPEIKELGVGITVLPHGMREFEALGLGGKLLAQGIENRESCFFNRFGQLIYKEPRGKLAGYASPEIGLHRGRLHRVLYEAARERLGAEHVITDRDCVGVEQDEHGATLHLCRTSTGRKIASVHAHAVIACDGVNSAIRRQFYPQEELAFAGINTWRGVTRRKPILTGRSYLRIGSILTGKIVIYPIIDDVDGEGNQLINWTTEIKSSSFVKNDWNEPGNIDDFIHLYEGFRFDWLDVPEMIRNAELLLEYPMVDKDPVGRWSFGRVTLAGDAAHPMYPRGSNGSAQAVIDARVLADCLRREADPQQAFLAYEAERREATAKVVRTNREHPPDFINIKVEELVGDRPFANLDDFITQDELRALSESYKRVAGFSVADAGGAGRG
- a CDS encoding N-acetylglucosamine 6-phosphate deacetylase, producing MTAGLFDLQVNGFAGVDFNDPAITAEALDEALEAMRRTGVTLCLPTIITARPGELAARLEALDRAVAASRLGPAMCPGFHLEGPFLNPAEGYRGCHPHEAMTAADPALIARLERNLSRPILLITLAPEIDGALELIAAAAAGGKVTAIGHSAATGEILARAVAAGLKLSTHLGNGVLRQLHKFDNTIFAQLAEDRLVADFIADGIHVPPHALKVMLRAKGFERTILTTDAVSAAAAPPGSHPFAGFTVERDADGSVHLPGQATLAGSSLTLDDAVRNVVNWGLASFEEAIAMASTHPRRLMAPSFAAHGLAPGSGRVTWSQAMQVETAELEGS
- a CDS encoding glucosamine-6-phosphate deaminase; protein product: MGVKIEILSDKAALGEAAAAAGIAAIRAAIAERDEATIFVATGMSQFEMLGRLVSAEGIDWSKVTAFHLDEYVGLASDHQASFRRYLRERFVAPLPRLKAFIPVEGDAADTQAELARLNGLLAGREVDVGFAGIGENCHLAFNDPPADFTAEAPYLLVELDEACRRQQLGEGWFATLADVPRRAISMSISQILKAQRLIISVPDARKAKAVQAAVEGEVSPLFPASILQRHADCSLFLDPPAASLLARS
- a CDS encoding SSU ribosomal protein S16P, with product MSLKIRLTRRGAKKRPFYAIVVADARAPRDGRFIEKIGTYNPMLAKDGPTKRVELDIEKAKAWMAKGAQPTDRVLRFLDAEGVLKRAPRNNPNKAVPGTKAKERAAAKAAAAEGAAAAPAA
- a CDS encoding Predicted N-acyltransferase, translated to MSQTRPLKLSYDGELGPPRASRRGEPASFNPRSPALRVEWRNAASEIPAELWERCFPSPLEGPWLYATLEQSQLDEQFSFAYALVMRGDAVIAIAPVFTAILPISLIVPSFVDKAFRLGGRLLEPLRFQKTLFVGSPCSDEGSVGTVPGVTLADVAPTLQRAVWERARQCGAASLVWKDFPEACWPALRGIARQAGLGEAVSYPGTRILNIDGGFEAYLQRLTGNRRHNLRKKLRQSRSHVDIETEILSEVDDAVIEEVWGLFQNTYGRATTKFERLTRRFWEIVTRQPQSRLIVLRERKSRKAVAFMLVILQGRRAINKFIGIDYDLGDKAYLYFRLWEEFMRFAMSAGAQEVQSGQTGYRAKLDVGHELVPLSNFFRYRNPVIQMIASFVAKRISWNSLDENLERAAQSRGWRKPSGGARD
- a CDS encoding NADP-dependent 3-hydroxy acid dehydrogenase YdfG, yielding MTDASAAKALIIGVGDGLSASLARLLAREGYTLALASRDTAKLKALAAETKASTHRCDASDPAEVEALFKAVGDLDVMIYNPSYRVRGPLVELDPAEVKRTLEITAFGAFLAGQQAARSMLKRRKGVIIFTGASAGVKGYPLSAPFAMGKFALRGLAQSMARELHPQGVHIAHVVVDGGIRSARRPDPEGRDAMLDPDSIAESYLHLIRQKRDSWSWEIEVRPWGETF
- a CDS encoding signal recognition particle subunit FFH/SRP54 (srp54), producing the protein MFDGLSSRLSGILDKLTRRGALTDADVAEALREVRRALLEADVALDVVRSFTDKVRARAVGAEVVKSVTPGQMVVKIVHDTLVDTLGAEAEPISLNAVPPVPILMVGLQGSGKTTTTAKIAKRLTERQGKRVLMASLDTRRPAAMEQLAVLGQQVGVDTLPIMAGQNAVQIARRAVEAARLGGYDVVMLDTAGRTTVDDELMDEAAQVKAATNPHETLLVADALTGQDAVNTARAFEGRLDLTGIVLTRIDGDGRGGAALSMRAVTGKPIKLMGVGEKVDALEDFHPSRIANRILGMGDIVSLVEKAAETIDHDKALAIAEKMRKGRFDLTDLREQLTQMAKLGGMGGIMGMIPGIAKMKDQIANAGIDDRMVKRQVAIIDSMTPQERANPDILKASRKRRIAAGSGTTPEHINRLLKMHRQMADMMKMMGRGKGGMMGKMASMFGLGGGADPLAGLDLSKLTPEQLETIKQQLGGQLPAGFPGTPGASVPNGAGSAPRIPAAPPPGLIGTAKSPSLPGLGTKLPGLGGGFPGLPGGFNPFGGRKK
- a CDS encoding Predicted arabinose efflux permease, MFS family, with protein sequence MRPTRYEFLIVGLLTLFWGTVGLNRFGIGMIFPVIVPEFQLAGWQMGFLISGTSVTWAIASWIGGYLSDRHGRRRVLLPAVGFVGLMTGAMGLAQGFLSMFLVRDLLGIGDGVGWSVGQATINEESAPHRRGINQAIFTLGYTLIGVGLGAYIITRMTNWLGWRAVFPLIGLVTLLIFAALSLVMREPPSRREATADWRSALGLLRNPSLVFITVAGCAVLSWLQICVGFNVLYLTKIRGFDLVDAGLVASGWGFAGAAGQILVPLASDHFGRRPVVFVSALASAAALALYLAGGYGFWPIFALMMICGFCGFGLLPVVLATCVSETVSDEIRGAALGMTNFFGVIIGTTLMPLVGGVLVDLVSLTATLGIAVVAQLVVAASMLMIKETAPRIVASGEWRIASSQ